The nucleotide sequence ATTATCTCGACACGCGGCCGGAGGCGTCACCGCTCATGAGTTTCTCGACCTCTTCGACAGTCACCATGTTGTAGTCGCCATAGATGGTGTGTTTGAGGCAAGAAGCAGCCACGGCAAAGTCGAGGG is from Candidatus Caccoplasma merdavium and encodes:
- a CDS encoding sugar kinase translates to LDFAVAASCLKHTIYGDYNMVTVEEVEKLMSGDASGRVSR